In a genomic window of Gossypium arboreum isolate Shixiya-1 chromosome 9, ASM2569848v2, whole genome shotgun sequence:
- the LOC108454211 gene encoding methyl-CpG-binding domain protein 4-like protein isoform X1, translated as MPKSKKIEGQRLVMKERILGDNESDAVGGKEIRNLDHVLSQFVYEGDHGEEKVLKEPEIVRKRIGKRKIGDVQVRKVSPYFQGNCERQLKSITQVVYKGCSNEKLLKEGENFSKQNRKQRRTDAEVVKVSPYFQSCEEKQKKTSENRKIKPRVLKQSPYFQKNNESLRKPRKTDEVKPLLSASQKRDEAYQRKTVDNTWIPPRSDAPLLQEDHTHDPWRVLVICMLLNRTTGNQTRKVLSDFFTVCPDAKTATEVATEEIEKAIKTLGLQRKRAEMIQRMSQEYLWKEWTHVTELHGVGKYAADAYAIFCTGKGDRVMPTDHMLNHYWNFLYGPKNTSI; from the exons ATGCCGAAGTCGAAGAAAATTGAAGGGCAGAGACTAGTGATGAAGGAAAGAATTTTAGGTGACAATGAAAGTGATGCCGTCGGGGGCAAAGAGATTAGAAATCTTGATCACGTGCTTTCCCAATTTGTATACGAGGGCGATCATGGTGAGGAAAAGGTCTTGAAGGAACCTGAGATTGTGCGCAAAAGGATTGGAAAGAGGAAGATAGGAGATGTGCAAGTGCGAAAGGTttcaccatattttcaaggcaaCTGCGAAAGACAGCTCAAGTCAATTACGCAAGTTGTGTACAAAGGTTGTAGTAATGAAAAGCTTTTGAAGGAAGGGGAAAACTTTAGCAAACAGAATAGAAAGCAGAGGAGAACGGATGCGGAAGTTGTAAAGGTCTCTCCTTATTTCCAGTCATGCGAAGAAAAGCAAAAGAAGACGAGTGAGAATCGGAAAATAAAACCCAGAGTGTTGAAACAGTCCCCCTATTTTCAGAAGAACAACGAAAGCTTGAGAAAACCAAGGAAGACGGATGAAGTTAAACCTTTACTTTCTGCTTCTCAGAAGAGAGATGAGGCTTACCAAAGAAAAACTGTCGATAATACATGGATCCCTCCTCGTTCTGATGCCCCACTTCTCCAAGAGGATCATACACATGACCCCTGGAGGGTCTTGGTTATATGTATGCTTCTCAATAGAACAACTGGGAACCAG ACTAGAAAAGTATTATCTGATTTCTTCACTGTGTGCCCTGATGCAAAAACGGCCACTGAGGTTGCCACTGAGGAGATAGAAAAGGCTATAAAAACTCTTGGTCTTCAAAGAAAGCGGGCGGAGATGATACAACGAATGTCTCAGGAGTATTTATGGAAGGAATGGACTCATGTAACTGAGCTGCACGGTGTCGGAAA GTATGCTGCAGATGCATATGCGATATTCTGTACTGGAAAAGGGGATAGAGTAATGCCCACCGATCATATGCTTAACCATTATTGGAACTTTCTCTATGGACCCAAGAATACTTCAATATAG
- the LOC108454852 gene encoding two-pore potassium channel 3-like isoform X1: MVIQFQSNMDQPLLPKIRQSTPPHLITNDAIIPIIPTPSTSYVNLLANLKNHKTRLTRRSHSAPSVFTDVREPFQGRKPSEKSAPFIVRQAFIWLIIYILTGILMFLTSESFKGTETFKPVDALYFMVVTLCTIGYGDIVPNSAFTKLFTCFFILIGFGFIDILLNGLVTYICDRQESVLLSAVDENQFNTMVQTYMIDKAKGRMRIRMKVSLALVVVVGCIAIGTVAVHFLENLDWVNSFYLAVTSVTTVGYGDFSFETLMGRCFAVLWLLVSTLAVARAFLYLTELRIEKRNRKIAKWVLQKKMTLGDLVAADLDNDGSVSKSEFIIYKLKEMGKIAEKDVLQICDQFDALDNSNCGKITVADLMDSS; encoded by the exons ATGGTCATacaatttcaaagcaatatggaTCAACCATTACTCCCCAAAATACGCCAATCCACCCCGCCACATCTCATCACCAATGATGCCATCATCCCTATCATCCCAACACCAAGTACTTCCTATGTTAATCTCCTTGCCAACTTGAAAAACCACAAAACCAGACTCACCCGTCGTTCACACTCGGCACCCTCCGTTTTCACCGACGTTAGGGAACCATTTCAAGGCCGAAAACCGTCCGAGAAATCGGCTCCTTTCATCGTTCGTCAAGCCTTCATTTGgctcatcatatacatattaaccgGTATACTAATGTTTTTAACTAGTGAAAGTTTCAAAGGCACCGAAACTTTCAAACCCGTGGATGCTTTATACTTCATGGTGGTCACGCTATGCACAATTGGATATGGTGATATCGTCCCCAACTCAGCATTCACTAAGCTTTTCACTTGTTTCTTCATACTAATCGGCTTTGGATTCATTGATATATTACTCAACGGATTAGTTACTTACATTTGTGACCGACAAGAATCGGTTCTTTTAAGCGCGGTTGATGAGAATCAATTCAACACAATGGTTCAAACATACATGATAGATAAAGCCAAAGGAAGAATGAGAATCCGAATGAAAGTAAGCTTAGCATTAGTAGTCGTCGTTGGGTGCATCGCCATCGGCACGGTAGCCGTCCATTTTTTGGAAAATTTGGATTGGGTTAATAGCTTTTATCTCGCTGTTACATCAGTGACAACCGTTGGTTATGGTGATTTTTCTTTTGAAACGTTAATGGGGAGGTGTTTTGCTGTTCTGTGGTTGCTTGTAAGCACGTTAGCTGTTGCGAGGGCTTTCCTTTACTTAACTGAGTTGAGGATTgagaaaagaaatagaaaaattgCGAAATGGGTTCTTCAGAAGAAGATGACACTAGGAGATTTGGTTGCTGCAGACCTCGACAATGATGGATCCGTTAG TAAATCTGAATTTATAATCTACAAACTTAAGGAGATGGGGAAAATTGCAGAGAAAGACGTTCTGCAGATCTGTGACCAGTTTGATGCACTAGACAATAGCAATTGTGGGAAAATTACAGTTGCTGATCTCATGGATAGTAGCTAA
- the LOC108454852 gene encoding two-pore potassium channel 3-like isoform X2, with product MVIQFQSNMDQPLLPKIRQSTPPHLITNDAIIPIIPTPSTSYVNLLANLKNHKTRLTRRSHSAPSVFTDVREPFQGRKPSEKSAPFIVRQAFIWLIIYILTGILMFLTSESFKGTETFKPVDALYFMVVTLCTIGYGDIVPNSAFTKLFTCFFILIGFGFIDILLNGLVTYICDRQESVLLSAVDENQFNTMVQTYMIDKAKGRMRIRMKVSLALVVVVGCIAIGTVAVHFLENLDWVNSFYLAVTSVTTVGYGDFSFETLMGRCFAVLWLLVSTLAVARAFLYLTELRIEKRNRKIAKWVLQKKMTLGDLVAADLDNDGSVSSVFVAVNLNL from the exons ATGGTCATacaatttcaaagcaatatggaTCAACCATTACTCCCCAAAATACGCCAATCCACCCCGCCACATCTCATCACCAATGATGCCATCATCCCTATCATCCCAACACCAAGTACTTCCTATGTTAATCTCCTTGCCAACTTGAAAAACCACAAAACCAGACTCACCCGTCGTTCACACTCGGCACCCTCCGTTTTCACCGACGTTAGGGAACCATTTCAAGGCCGAAAACCGTCCGAGAAATCGGCTCCTTTCATCGTTCGTCAAGCCTTCATTTGgctcatcatatacatattaaccgGTATACTAATGTTTTTAACTAGTGAAAGTTTCAAAGGCACCGAAACTTTCAAACCCGTGGATGCTTTATACTTCATGGTGGTCACGCTATGCACAATTGGATATGGTGATATCGTCCCCAACTCAGCATTCACTAAGCTTTTCACTTGTTTCTTCATACTAATCGGCTTTGGATTCATTGATATATTACTCAACGGATTAGTTACTTACATTTGTGACCGACAAGAATCGGTTCTTTTAAGCGCGGTTGATGAGAATCAATTCAACACAATGGTTCAAACATACATGATAGATAAAGCCAAAGGAAGAATGAGAATCCGAATGAAAGTAAGCTTAGCATTAGTAGTCGTCGTTGGGTGCATCGCCATCGGCACGGTAGCCGTCCATTTTTTGGAAAATTTGGATTGGGTTAATAGCTTTTATCTCGCTGTTACATCAGTGACAACCGTTGGTTATGGTGATTTTTCTTTTGAAACGTTAATGGGGAGGTGTTTTGCTGTTCTGTGGTTGCTTGTAAGCACGTTAGCTGTTGCGAGGGCTTTCCTTTACTTAACTGAGTTGAGGATTgagaaaagaaatagaaaaattgCGAAATGGGTTCTTCAGAAGAAGATGACACTAGGAGATTTGGTTGCTGCAGACCTCGACAATGATGGATCCGTTAG TTCTGTATTTGTTGCAGTAAATCTGAATTTATAA
- the LOC108454211 gene encoding methyl-CpG-binding domain protein 4-like protein isoform X2: MPKSKKIEGQRLVMKERILGDNESDAVGGKEIRNLDHVLSQFVYEGDHGEEKVLKEPEIVRKRIGKRKIGDVQVRKVSPYFQGNCERQLKSITQVVYKGCSNEKLLKEGENFSKQNRKQRRTDAEVVKVSPYFQSCEEKQKKTSENRKIKPRVLKQSPYFQKNNESLRKPRKTDEVKPLLSASQKRDEAYQRKTVDNTWIPPRSDAPLLQEDHTHDPWRVLVICMLLNRTTGNQTRKVLSDFFTVCPDAKTATEVATEEIEKAIKTLGLQRKRAEMIQRMSQEYLWKEWTHVTELHGVGKGA; this comes from the exons ATGCCGAAGTCGAAGAAAATTGAAGGGCAGAGACTAGTGATGAAGGAAAGAATTTTAGGTGACAATGAAAGTGATGCCGTCGGGGGCAAAGAGATTAGAAATCTTGATCACGTGCTTTCCCAATTTGTATACGAGGGCGATCATGGTGAGGAAAAGGTCTTGAAGGAACCTGAGATTGTGCGCAAAAGGATTGGAAAGAGGAAGATAGGAGATGTGCAAGTGCGAAAGGTttcaccatattttcaaggcaaCTGCGAAAGACAGCTCAAGTCAATTACGCAAGTTGTGTACAAAGGTTGTAGTAATGAAAAGCTTTTGAAGGAAGGGGAAAACTTTAGCAAACAGAATAGAAAGCAGAGGAGAACGGATGCGGAAGTTGTAAAGGTCTCTCCTTATTTCCAGTCATGCGAAGAAAAGCAAAAGAAGACGAGTGAGAATCGGAAAATAAAACCCAGAGTGTTGAAACAGTCCCCCTATTTTCAGAAGAACAACGAAAGCTTGAGAAAACCAAGGAAGACGGATGAAGTTAAACCTTTACTTTCTGCTTCTCAGAAGAGAGATGAGGCTTACCAAAGAAAAACTGTCGATAATACATGGATCCCTCCTCGTTCTGATGCCCCACTTCTCCAAGAGGATCATACACATGACCCCTGGAGGGTCTTGGTTATATGTATGCTTCTCAATAGAACAACTGGGAACCAG ACTAGAAAAGTATTATCTGATTTCTTCACTGTGTGCCCTGATGCAAAAACGGCCACTGAGGTTGCCACTGAGGAGATAGAAAAGGCTATAAAAACTCTTGGTCTTCAAAGAAAGCGGGCGGAGATGATACAACGAATGTCTCAGGAGTATTTATGGAAGGAATGGACTCATGTAACTGAGCTGCACGGTGTCGGAAA GGGGGCGTAA